Proteins found in one Aneurinibacillus uraniidurans genomic segment:
- a CDS encoding prepilin peptidase yields MISSIITGFFFLYGLILGSFFNVVGLRMPNGESIVRPRSYCPHCRRTLAARDLVPILSYMWNKGHCRYCGNPIPPGYSVMEFITGLLFAATYQAFGLTPETGMVLLFISVLVIVTVSDLAYFLILDKITFPAFFAILILRFFIHPNESYEAHLIGAGLGFGIFYIIAMFARGGFGFGDVKLFTVVGLFLGWPRLLVVIMLSTCLGTLFGLLMMIAGRATEGRKTAIPFGPFIALGSVLAVFFGYDLIDWYWSLFW; encoded by the coding sequence GTGATCAGCTCTATCATAACTGGATTCTTTTTTTTATATGGGCTGATACTAGGCTCGTTCTTCAATGTTGTTGGACTCAGAATGCCGAACGGAGAGTCGATCGTGCGACCGCGTTCGTATTGTCCGCACTGCCGTCGTACGTTAGCGGCACGTGATCTGGTGCCGATTCTATCGTATATGTGGAATAAGGGACATTGTCGATACTGCGGGAATCCAATCCCGCCGGGTTATTCTGTTATGGAATTCATAACCGGACTGTTATTCGCAGCGACGTATCAGGCATTTGGCTTGACGCCTGAGACAGGCATGGTTTTGCTGTTCATCTCTGTTCTCGTTATTGTCACGGTATCGGACCTGGCGTATTTTCTTATTCTGGATAAAATCACATTTCCGGCGTTTTTTGCGATACTCATTCTTCGTTTTTTCATTCACCCGAATGAGTCATATGAAGCCCATCTCATTGGTGCTGGGCTTGGATTTGGCATCTTTTATATCATCGCTATGTTTGCACGGGGTGGATTCGGTTTTGGAGATGTAAAGCTGTTTACAGTCGTCGGATTATTTCTTGGCTGGCCGCGTCTGCTAGTGGTCATCATGTTATCCACCTGCCTTGGTACATTATTCGGGCTGCTTATGATGATAGCAGGACGAGCGACAGAAGGGCGCAAGACTGCCATTCCGTTTGGTCCGTTTATCGCACTTGGAAGCGTATTGGCTGTCTTTTTCGGTTATGATTTGATTGACTGGTACTGGAGTCTGTTCTGGTGA